The following coding sequences are from one Leptospira mayottensis 200901116 window:
- a CDS encoding rhomboid family intramembrane serine protease, translating to MAKRKYRNGISLFGYSIFHPINLLLIANVFVYIVQLLAGGTGILEYYFALTPSRVFQGYYWQIFSYGFLHEAYGIPFAHLFFNMYVFVMFGGLICKYIPAWKFTIIYVAAILMGGISVILAPVFVQILGIHYPMDLFHTTTLGASGGVTGILVLFGILFPETEVFLIFFRMRARYAAWIFVGGGFIADIISVYYFHSPFVVSNSCHLGGAIGATLAAPWILKDGFLNSGKIFLKKTAQKNSPSEPKASSLEEDLDFQTKKNLELLNELAQSITYSEKKNFLIPLQQTNVNLCPPPTFQPKDPFCLRCEWLPNCALRKLKTDQESDFGKI from the coding sequence ATGGCAAAAAGAAAATACCGAAACGGAATATCTCTTTTCGGTTATTCCATTTTTCATCCGATCAATCTGTTATTGATCGCGAACGTTTTTGTTTATATAGTTCAACTTCTTGCCGGTGGAACTGGAATTTTAGAATATTACTTTGCGTTAACTCCTTCAAGGGTTTTTCAGGGATACTACTGGCAGATTTTTTCGTACGGATTTTTACATGAGGCATACGGTATTCCTTTTGCACATTTGTTCTTCAATATGTACGTATTTGTGATGTTCGGAGGATTGATCTGTAAATACATTCCCGCTTGGAAATTTACAATTATCTACGTAGCGGCGATCTTAATGGGAGGAATTTCTGTCATACTCGCACCTGTGTTCGTTCAAATATTAGGAATTCATTATCCTATGGATCTCTTTCATACTACAACACTCGGCGCGAGTGGGGGAGTTACCGGAATTCTCGTTTTGTTTGGAATTTTATTTCCCGAAACGGAGGTGTTTCTTATCTTCTTTAGAATGAGAGCGCGTTATGCGGCTTGGATTTTTGTGGGAGGTGGTTTTATTGCGGATATCATTTCTGTGTATTATTTTCATTCTCCCTTTGTGGTAAGCAATTCCTGTCATTTGGGAGGAGCGATCGGTGCCACTCTTGCTGCTCCTTGGATTTTGAAAGACGGTTTCCTTAACTCCGGGAAAATTTTTCTTAAAAAAACGGCTCAAAAAAATTCTCCTTCGGAACCGAAGGCTTCCTCCTTGGAGGAGGATTTGGATTTTCAAACGAAAAAGAATCTGGAATTGCTAAACGAACTTGCGCAAAGTATCACCTATTCTGAGAAGAAAAATTTTTTGATTCCTTTGCAGCAAACGAACGTAAATTTATGTCCTCCGCCTACTTTCCAACCAAAAGACCCTTTTTGTCTACGCTGTGAATGGCTTCCAAATTGTGCTTTAAGAAAGTTAAAGACGGATCAAGAATCGGATTTCGGGAAAATTTGA
- a CDS encoding LIC11177 family protein, with amino-acid sequence MTQNKKSALFDILKREKLEKMMKKDPSAKSSVPNEKAFENVSEKSSTDKKEVQGSKIYKAIDEVKLDIRYYFLEDEYKEKIATIYIKNEVQLDKLGVDPKKYLDYARESFDRYKQLNKKMPLEPMNKKSWDHVERSLNELISKLLEKFVK; translated from the coding sequence GTGACTCAGAATAAGAAAAGCGCTTTATTCGATATTTTAAAACGCGAAAAGCTTGAGAAGATGATGAAAAAGGATCCTTCTGCCAAGTCTTCTGTTCCCAACGAAAAGGCTTTCGAGAACGTTTCCGAAAAATCCTCTACGGACAAAAAAGAGGTTCAAGGATCGAAGATTTATAAGGCCATAGACGAGGTCAAACTGGATATTCGATATTACTTTTTAGAGGACGAGTATAAGGAAAAAATAGCCACGATTTATATCAAAAATGAGGTTCAATTAGATAAGCTCGGAGTCGATCCGAAAAAATATTTGGATTATGCGAGAGAAAGTTTTGATCGATACAAACAACTTAATAAAAAAATGCCTCTGGAACCGATGAATAAAAAGTCTTGGGATCATGTTGAGAGGAGCTTAAACGAATTGATTTCCAAACTTCTGGAGAAATTTGTTAAGTAA
- a CDS encoding DUF342 domain-containing protein, translating to MNANKKPMNTPTPESQVSPISIDSAITISISPDQLSATMTVRPYNLKGETVSKDKLWNIILDWGIHKERILTDEVRRVLTLLEEVGKKGDFTPIKVEIAKGMVPIPGENGWVRFYHPMAKRVKLLEDGRADFRNIDRYINVKVGEKLATKFEGIPGTPGFDVFGNIIPAPAIKKPKLVIGNNIDEKAGFEEGKELREYFASCNGVIFATEVSITVSPELQIAGNVGLSTGNIRFDGNVIVRGDIEPGSVVECTGSLIVYGSLESNEVKVGQDLIVHGGIKGSGAEIIRVTGRIQAKFIENAYLETEGDIVIEGAILNSTIDTLGSIVLSGSNGNLVSSKVRTNEGISIISLGSSAELDVTVELGFHFKNDRAFQEISRKIQMGEKEMEKILPKIQQIKHMVQRSRGNLPEDKKTAFKTIFEDYNKKLKILNLLKFKQDSLKSARFNSGAVRLAVQKGAFPGAVIHYRRQVEKITKFQSSFMMVFEPGQEKAIMVALHTK from the coding sequence ATGAATGCGAACAAGAAACCTATGAATACACCAACGCCAGAATCTCAAGTTTCTCCAATTTCCATTGATTCCGCGATAACTATCTCGATTTCCCCGGATCAACTTTCCGCAACAATGACAGTTCGGCCTTACAATCTGAAAGGAGAAACCGTATCTAAGGATAAACTTTGGAATATCATTCTTGATTGGGGAATCCACAAAGAAAGAATATTGACCGATGAGGTCCGAAGAGTTTTGACACTGCTTGAGGAAGTGGGCAAAAAAGGGGATTTCACTCCGATTAAAGTAGAAATCGCAAAAGGAATGGTTCCGATTCCGGGGGAAAACGGCTGGGTCCGCTTTTATCATCCTATGGCGAAACGAGTTAAACTGCTCGAAGATGGCAGGGCCGATTTCAGAAATATCGATCGTTATATCAATGTCAAAGTAGGGGAAAAGTTAGCTACGAAGTTTGAGGGAATTCCAGGAACTCCCGGCTTTGACGTATTTGGAAATATCATACCGGCGCCTGCGATTAAAAAACCAAAACTTGTGATCGGTAACAATATTGATGAAAAGGCGGGTTTTGAGGAAGGAAAAGAACTTCGGGAATATTTCGCCTCTTGTAACGGAGTGATCTTTGCTACGGAAGTATCAATTACTGTATCTCCCGAGCTTCAAATTGCCGGGAACGTGGGACTTTCCACCGGAAACATTCGTTTTGATGGAAACGTAATCGTTCGAGGAGATATAGAACCAGGTTCCGTTGTGGAATGTACTGGATCTCTTATCGTTTATGGAAGCTTAGAAAGCAATGAGGTGAAGGTTGGACAGGATTTGATCGTTCATGGGGGGATCAAAGGTTCTGGTGCGGAAATCATTCGAGTTACGGGAAGGATTCAGGCGAAGTTTATCGAAAATGCATATCTTGAAACGGAAGGGGATATCGTTATAGAAGGGGCAATTCTGAATTCTACGATTGATACTTTGGGTTCCATTGTTCTAAGCGGATCGAACGGAAACTTAGTTTCGAGTAAGGTCAGAACCAACGAAGGAATTTCCATTATTTCTTTGGGATCAAGTGCCGAATTAGACGTAACGGTGGAGCTTGGATTTCATTTTAAAAACGATCGCGCTTTTCAAGAGATCAGCAGGAAGATTCAGATGGGTGAGAAGGAGATGGAAAAGATTCTGCCTAAGATCCAACAGATCAAACATATGGTTCAACGTTCTCGAGGAAATCTTCCGGAAGACAAAAAGACCGCTTTTAAAACGATATTCGAAGATTATAATAAGAAATTAAAGATATTGAATCTTCTGAAATTCAAACAGGACAGTTTGAAAAGTGCGCGTTTTAATTCTGGCGCGGTAAGACTTGCTGTTCAAAAGGGTGCATTTCCCGGAGCGGTGATTCATTATAGAAGACAGGTCGAGAAGATCACAAAGTTCCAATCTTCTTTTATGATGGTATTCGAACCGGGACAGGAAAAAGCGATTATGGTCGCGTTGCATACAAAGTAG
- the mtnA gene encoding S-methyl-5-thioribose-1-phosphate isomerase has translation MQESGLKPILWTNKELILLDQRALPGTTSYLTAKTLEDCIFAIREMVVRGAPAIAITGAFGIALYLNGLSSKPTFRELKIKLDELLESRPTAVNLRLVIEEFFSRFPETDYSSANLKKMQKSAEEFALFMLEEDLENNLTLSKNALSLFPKSPSSLNIITHCNTGALATAGHGTALGVIRSLRDAGHSLTVFADETRPYLQGARLTAWELKEEGIPSYLITDNMAGWVMSSRKIHAVIVGADRIASNGDTANKIGTYPLAIIAKHHGVPFYVAATSKSMDFRIPDGSHIPIEMRKENEVTSFGFLKDAEGKPLLNEGVIAPNGIKALNPSFDVTPASLITGIITERGIVSPVTEKNLRKTFL, from the coding sequence ATGCAGGAATCAGGATTAAAACCTATTCTTTGGACAAACAAAGAACTGATCCTTTTGGACCAAAGAGCCCTGCCCGGAACCACTTCCTATTTAACGGCAAAAACATTGGAAGACTGCATTTTTGCAATCCGAGAAATGGTCGTTCGGGGGGCTCCCGCAATTGCAATTACCGGCGCCTTCGGAATCGCATTGTATTTAAATGGCCTATCCTCCAAACCAACTTTCCGCGAACTCAAAATAAAACTCGACGAACTTTTAGAATCCAGACCAACCGCAGTCAACCTTAGGCTTGTGATAGAAGAATTCTTTTCCCGTTTTCCGGAAACGGACTATTCCTCCGCTAATTTAAAAAAGATGCAGAAGAGCGCGGAAGAATTTGCGCTCTTTATGCTCGAAGAAGATTTAGAGAATAACTTAACCCTTTCTAAAAACGCTCTTTCACTCTTTCCTAAGTCTCCTTCTTCCTTAAATATCATTACTCACTGTAACACGGGTGCACTCGCCACTGCAGGACACGGGACTGCGTTAGGTGTTATACGATCTCTTCGCGACGCGGGACATTCTCTCACTGTTTTTGCGGATGAAACCAGGCCTTATCTTCAAGGAGCTCGCTTAACCGCCTGGGAATTGAAAGAGGAAGGAATTCCATCATATCTTATCACGGATAATATGGCCGGTTGGGTGATGTCTTCCAGAAAGATTCACGCAGTCATCGTAGGCGCGGATCGAATTGCTTCCAACGGAGACACTGCTAATAAGATCGGAACGTATCCTTTAGCCATCATCGCCAAACACCACGGAGTTCCCTTTTACGTGGCTGCAACCTCTAAAAGTATGGATTTTAGAATTCCCGACGGAAGTCATATTCCTATTGAAATGAGAAAAGAAAACGAAGTCACTTCGTTCGGATTTTTGAAAGACGCGGAAGGAAAACCTTTGTTAAACGAAGGTGTAATCGCTCCCAACGGAATAAAAGCCCTCAATCCCTCCTTCGATGTAACACCCGCCTCCCTCATTACGGGAATCATCACCGAAAGAGGAATCGTCTCTCCCGTAACGGAAAAAAATCTCAGAAAGACCTTTTTATAA
- a CDS encoding HpcH/HpaI aldolase/citrate lyase family protein → MSKLTHPREALFEGEKPFPIIPACEHFAGSEKLITKALELQNKLGGLFDITMDCEDGAQTGKEKEHAELIVRLQNSELNKHKMSGVRIHDYTNAFWKQDVDIIVPGAGEKIAYITIPKPTRAAQVEEMITYIQKSVQKAGIKREIPIHVLIETNGALQEVEKIAALPWLQVLDFGLMDFISGHHGAIPASCMKSPGQFEHELLRRGKANLVAAALANGVIPAHNVTLDLKNQYQTYKDAKRAHDDFGFLRMWSIYPTQIQAILDAMAPDYSEVQTAAEILIQAQNAEWGPIQYAGDLHDRATYRYFWEILQKAKLTGISVPEEANKRFFN, encoded by the coding sequence ATGTCTAAATTGACTCATCCAAGAGAGGCGCTCTTCGAAGGAGAAAAGCCTTTCCCTATCATTCCTGCTTGTGAACACTTTGCAGGTTCCGAAAAGCTGATTACAAAAGCGCTCGAACTCCAAAATAAACTCGGCGGTCTTTTCGACATCACGATGGACTGCGAAGACGGAGCACAAACCGGAAAAGAAAAAGAACACGCGGAACTGATTGTCCGTCTTCAAAATAGCGAACTCAACAAACACAAAATGAGCGGCGTCAGAATCCACGACTATACAAACGCATTCTGGAAACAAGATGTAGACATCATCGTTCCGGGCGCGGGAGAAAAAATCGCATACATCACCATTCCAAAACCGACCCGCGCGGCTCAGGTAGAGGAAATGATCACTTACATTCAAAAGTCCGTTCAGAAGGCGGGAATCAAAAGGGAAATTCCGATTCACGTATTGATCGAAACCAACGGCGCCCTTCAAGAAGTCGAAAAAATCGCGGCTCTTCCTTGGCTACAGGTTCTTGACTTTGGTTTAATGGACTTTATCTCCGGACACCACGGAGCAATTCCAGCTTCTTGTATGAAAAGCCCTGGGCAATTTGAACACGAACTTTTGAGGAGAGGAAAAGCGAACCTAGTCGCGGCGGCTCTTGCAAATGGAGTGATTCCTGCTCACAACGTGACTCTTGATCTTAAAAATCAATACCAAACGTACAAAGACGCAAAACGCGCTCATGATGATTTCGGCTTTTTAAGAATGTGGTCGATCTATCCGACTCAGATCCAGGCGATCCTTGATGCAATGGCTCCGGATTACAGCGAGGTTCAAACCGCTGCTGAAATCCTCATCCAAGCACAAAATGCGGAATGGGGACCAATTCAATATGCGGGAGATCTTCACGACCGTGCGACTTACAGATATTTTTGGGAAATTCTTCAAAAGGCAAAACTTACCGGAATTTCCGTCCCTGAAGAGGCAAATAAAAGATTTTTCAACTGA
- a CDS encoding IS110 family transposase: MKRKIYVGMDVHKETIRIACLTNNTKEIVKEQQIKHNEVQIKKFVNKLKSEWNEIHSCYEAGVTGYPLYRYLKSLGVNCILVAPGKIPRQSSDKIKTDKRDAIKLAKLLRSGELESIHVPSEEDEAVRDYLRSRDSLRLDLGRNRQRLMKFLLRKGITYSATKYWTVSHNKWLNNLQFNNEILQETFNDYYSRVRVQEENLKAMDKRIQEIAESEPYREKVGILRCFRGVDYLTAMFLLCEVCDFKRFKTAGSFMSFLGLVPGEYSSGSKRKQTGITKTGSPRLRRILTEAAWQHRFPGTGSKIVTARRSGQPALVVALAEKASLRLHKKFRNLQQRGKTPQVMITAVSRELSGFLWAAMNLVA, from the coding sequence ATGAAAAGAAAAATATATGTAGGAATGGATGTCCACAAAGAAACGATTAGAATTGCGTGTTTAACGAACAATACAAAGGAAATAGTAAAAGAACAGCAGATAAAACATAATGAGGTTCAGATCAAAAAGTTCGTCAATAAACTAAAATCAGAATGGAACGAGATACATAGTTGTTACGAGGCGGGAGTAACCGGTTATCCACTTTACAGATATCTAAAGTCTTTGGGAGTGAATTGTATCCTTGTAGCACCCGGAAAGATACCAAGACAAAGTTCGGATAAGATCAAAACCGATAAAAGAGATGCGATCAAATTAGCAAAATTATTACGAAGTGGAGAATTAGAATCGATTCATGTACCGAGTGAAGAGGACGAAGCGGTAAGGGATTATTTGAGATCCCGTGACAGCCTTCGTTTGGATTTAGGAAGGAATCGTCAGAGGTTGATGAAATTCTTATTAAGAAAGGGTATAACTTACTCAGCAACAAAGTATTGGACAGTCAGTCATAACAAATGGTTGAACAATCTACAGTTTAACAATGAGATCCTTCAAGAGACATTTAACGACTATTATAGTCGGGTAAGAGTTCAAGAAGAGAATTTAAAAGCGATGGATAAGAGAATACAAGAGATAGCGGAAAGTGAACCGTATCGAGAGAAAGTGGGAATATTAAGATGTTTCCGAGGAGTGGATTATCTAACCGCAATGTTTTTACTTTGTGAGGTTTGTGACTTCAAACGATTCAAAACAGCCGGTTCGTTCATGAGTTTTTTAGGACTTGTTCCGGGAGAATATTCCAGCGGTTCCAAAAGAAAACAAACAGGGATAACAAAAACTGGAAGTCCCAGACTTCGAAGGATTTTGACAGAAGCAGCTTGGCAACATCGTTTCCCTGGAACGGGAAGTAAGATTGTAACCGCACGTAGATCGGGACAACCTGCGTTAGTTGTTGCTTTGGCGGAAAAAGCATCTCTCAGATTACACAAGAAGTTTCGTAATCTACAGCAAAGAGGAAAAACTCCTCAGGTAATGATAACGGCAGTTTCAAGAGAGTTATCCGGATTTCTTTGGGCGGCGATGAATCTGGTTGCATAG